Genomic DNA from Cupriavidus pauculus:
CGCCAACTGAGGTTGCCCTCCCTTCGTCAGCTTGCGTCCGTAACGTTCTTTCCCGACAAACCGTCAGACAACCGGTGATGCGCCGCCATCCACGTTGATGGCAGTGCCCGCGATGTAGGACGCGAGGTCCGATGCCAGAAAACACGCCATGGCCGCGAACTCGTCCGCCCGTCCCACGCGGCCTGCCGGGATATCGGCACCCATCTCCGCCAGCACCGCGTCGAGGGCGACACCGGTCTTCTCGGCCTTGCGCACCCACTGGTCGCTCTCGATGCGGCCCACGAGCAGGGCATTCACGAGCACGCCGAACGGTGCCCCTTCCTTGGACAGCGCCTTGGTCAGCGCCATGCCCGCGGCGCGGGACGCCGTGGTCGGCAGCGAGTTCAGGCCGGGCGCCTTCGCGCCGGTGTTCAGCACGTTGATGATGCGGCCCCAGCGCCTTTCCTTCATCTGTGGCCACACGAGCCGGGTAAGCCGGATGGCCGCGAACAGCTTGAGGTCGAGGTCGGCCTGCCACTCCTCGTCGGAGGTCGCCTCGAACGGGCTTGCGCGCGACACGCCGGCGTTGTTGACGATGATGTCGACCTTGCCGAAGACATCCATCGCGCCGTCGTAGAGCCGCCGCACGCCGTCCGCGGTGGACACGTCGCACGGCACCGCGGCGACCTTTGCCCCGTATCGTCCGGCAAGCGCGCTGCGCGCGGCCTCCAGTGCCTCCGCCCCGCGCGCCGCGAGGACGACCTCCGCCCCGCATGCGCAGAATTGCTCGGCCACGGCCAGTCCGAGTCCCTTGCTTGCGCCCGTCACGATGGCCGTGCGCCCATTCATCCGGATTTCCATCTTTGTCTCGACTTTCTGCTTCCTGCTACGTTAAAGGAACCAGGCCGTACTCCGGCCCGGATGTCTGTGCCAGTTGCGCCAGGATCGACTTGATCTCCTGCCGCACGTATCGCATGGCCTGCGTCACGGGACGATTGGAGGCTTCCGCGACCATCAGCCGGGTTTCCACCGTGGGTTCGTCGATGCGCACCTCCGAAACCTGCCCCGCATCGAGCGCGGGCTTGTAGGCTGGCCGCGCCAGCACCGTGGATGCCGCGCCGCCCTTCACGAGGTCCATGGCAAGGCGCAGGGCATCGACCTCGTATCGCACATCGAGCGCGATGCCGGCATGGCCCGCCGCAAACTCCAGCGTCCGGCGCAAGCCATGGTTGCGCCCGGGCAGCGCCAGGGGAATGCCCTGCAGCTCTCGGATGGCGATATTCCTGCGGACGCGATTGCCGATCTTCATGCCACGCGGGGTGACGAGCGCCAGCCGCGCGATGCCGACCGGATCGACGGCGACCGTGGCGGAACGCCGGGCGTCGTGCAGCACGGCGATATCGAGCCGCGCATCGACGAGCCATTCATGGATATAGCCGCTGTAGCCCGATACGACATTAACGGTGATGTGTGGATACTTCTCGGACAGCGCCGTCAGCAGCCGCAGGCCGATCAGGTCGCAGACCGTCGGCGTCAGCCCGAGAATCACGGTGCCCTTGGGTTCTTCCCTGCCGTGCCTGAGATCGGTGGCGATGGCTTCGAGCTGCCGGACGAGGGGCCGTGCCCGTGCAATCAGCTGCTCGCCTTCCGGCGTCAGCGAGACCCCGCGCCCATGCCGGTAGAGCAACCGGGCGCCGCACTCCTCCTCGAGCTTCTGTATCTGCCGGCCGAGGGCCGGTTGCGCAATGCCGAGCACGGCGGCGGACTTGGAAAAACTGCCGAAGGTCGCCACATGCATCAGCAGTTCGAGTCTACGCAGATCCATCGCGGGTTACCCCTGTCTAGTGTCCGACGGAGCTTAACACCGGCCCGGATCCGCCGCGCCCTAGTTCCCGGAGCGCGCCTGCACGGCGGGCTGCGACGCGCGCGGGAGTATCGCGTCGAGACTGGTCCGCACTTCGATGAAGTAAGGCGCCTGCGCGTGGAAAGCCCGATCGAGTGCGCCGTCGATCTGGTCCGCCGCGTCCACACGCTCGGCCTGGATACCGAACGCGCGCGCGATGGCCACGAAATTCGGATTGCTCAGCGTGGTACCCACATGGCGGCCGGGATAGGTCTTGTCCTGATGGACGCGAATCGAGCCATAGCAGTTGTTGTTCGACAGGATAAAGACGATGGGCAGCGCGCGCTCGACCGCCGCGATCATTTCGTTGCCGGTCATCAGGAAGCCGCCATCGCCCACCATGCAAACGACCGGGCGTTCGGGATGACGCAGCTTCGTCGCCACGGCCGCGGGCGTGCCGTATCCCATGGCGCCGGACAGCGGCGCCATCAGCCGTTGCGGATAGACGAACGAAAAGTGACGGTACACCGGTGCGGCAAAGGTGCCCGCATCGAGGCAGACCGCGAGATTGGGCGGCGCGATGGCGGCCAGCCGTTCCACCACGCTGGCGAACGGCACGCCATCCTCCACCGCGATCGATGGCCATCGGGCGATGTCCGCGTGCATGGCGTGGAGTGTGTCGGCCCAGGCCTGACGGCCCGCCCGAGTCTCCACCGGCGTGTCTACCAGCGCGCGCTCGACGCGATCGGCCAGCGCCTCCGCGAACAACGCGGGATCGCACACTACCCCGACATCGGCGGAGACATGCAATCCGACGATATGGTCGTCGGGGTACACATGGACGAGCGGTTGCCGGGGTTTCGGCAAACTGGGAAACGCATAGCCCTGCGTCGTGATATCGCCGAGCCGGGTGCCGATGGCGAGAATCAGGTCGCTCCGATCGAATGCGGCAATCTGCTCGCGCGGGTTCACGAGCCCCAGATCGCCGACGAACAGCGGATGCGTGTTCGGGAAGATATCGTGCTGGCGGAACGACACCGCCACGGGAACATGGGCCGCCTCGGCCAGACGCCGTAGGGCATTGCGGCCGCGGTCCGAGTCCAGTGCGCCGCCCGCGATGATCAGCGGGCGCTCCGCGGCGCGCAGGAGATCGACGACCTGCTCCAGCGCGCCCGGCGACGGCACGGTGGCGGCTTGCGGCGACACCGTCCAGTGCGGCTGGGGCACCGTCTGCTGCTGGATATCCTCGGGCACGACCAGCACCACCGGACCCGGCGTGCCGGACGTGGCAATGCGAATGGCCTTGAATGCGGCCTCCGCGAGCTTCGAGGGGTCGGTCACCTCGACGACCCATTTGGCGATGGACCCGTACATCCGCTGGTAATCGATCTCCTGGAATGCCTCCTTCCGGAGATCGGCCTTGGGGATCTGGCCAATGACGAGGATCAGCGGAATGGCGTCCTGCTGCGCGTTATGGACGCCGATGGAGGCGTTGGTGGCGCCCGGCCCCCGGCTCACCATGACGACGCCGGGCCGTTTGGTCAGGCGCCCATCCGCGCAGGCCATGAAGCTTGCCCCGGCTTCATGCCGGCAGGTCACGACGTCGATGTGCGGAAAGTCGCTCAGCGCATCGAGCACACCGAGGTAACTCTCTCCCGGCACCAGAAAGACGCGGTCGAGGCCGTTATCGGCAAAGACCTGAAGCAGCGCGTGCGCCGATGTGGTCACGATGATTCCTTCACGTTGAATTCATGGACGATCTTTCCCCAGTCCTCGTACTCGCGCTTGAGAAAGCCATCGAACTCCTCGGGTGACGACGACGTGCGGACCTCGGCGCCGAGCTGCGTCAGCTTCTTGCGCGTCTCGGGCTCGGCCAGAATGGCGTTGACCTCCGTGGCCAGCTTGTTGCGGATCTCGGCCGGCACGCCCGCCGGCGCGACGAGACCGAGCCACGCGCCCATATCGAAACCGGGGAAGCCCTGCTCGGCAACGGTGGGGACACTGGGCAGCAGCTCGGTGCGCTTGGGCGTGCTCACCGCCAGTGCCTTGAGCTTGCCGCCCTTGACCATCGGCAGCAGCGAAACCATGGTGTCGAAGGTCGCGTTGACCTGCCCGCCGATGATGTCCGTCTGCACCTGCGTGCTGCCCTTGTAAGGGACATGCGACATGGTGACGCCCGCGCGCGACAGCAGCACCGACATCACCAGATGGCTCGTCGTGCCGACGCCGCTGGTGCCGTAGTTCACCGACGATGGATTCTTGCGGGCGTTCTCGAGCCAGCCGTTGAGGTCCTTCGCGGGATTGTCCGGCGCCACGACGAACAGATACGGGAGCCATACCAGCAGGCCGATGGGCGAGAAGTCCTTGCGCGCGTCGTAGGAGAGCTTGCTGTAGATATGCGGATTGATCGCCTGCGGCGCCGAGGCCCCGATCATGATGGTGTAGCCATCGGGCTTCGCGCGCGCCCCGATGCCCGCGCCGATGCTGCCGCCGGCACCGGGCCGGTTATCGACGATGAACTGCTGCCCCAGCCGCTGGGAGAGTTTCTCGCCGACCAGCCGCGCCACGGTGTCGGTGGCCGTGCCCGGCGGGAACCCCACGACGATCGTCACGGGCTTCGAGGGATATTTCTCTTGTGCCTGCGCGGCAGATCCCGCGATAAGCAACGCGCCGGATAACAACGCCGATACGACCGCGCCGGCTCTGCCCGCGGCAGACCGGATATCTCTTCGTACCATCTCGTCTCCTTGATTTGCCCGTGGATTGGGCTTTGTTTGGATCGGAGCATCGCATAGGCATGCCGCGCAAGCAGCACCGCTGGCGCTATAGCAGCTATACAACTTCGGCATAGGAGCCCGGGGCTGCTTTCGCACCGGAGCGGTACACTGCAGGCTTCCACGCCGGTTTTTCCCTGCTGTCTTGCCAACCCTGCCTTGCCAACCTATACGCTTGCCTCCGCGGTGCATGCGGATATCGAAATCCGCAAGAGCCGATTTATCGCCCAGGCCATATCGGTCGCCGATCGCGATGCCGCCATGGCGGAGATCGGGCGGCTGCGCGCCGAGCATCCCACCGCGACGCATGTCTGCTGGGCGCTGCTGGCCGGTGGCCAGTCGGGCATGTCCGATGACGGCGAACCATCAGGTACCGCCGGGCGGCCGATTCTCGAAGTGCTGCGTCACCATGACCTCGACGGCGTGCTGGCGACCGTGGTGCGCTATTACGGTGGGGTGAAGCTCGGTGCGGGTGGGCTCGTGCGCGCCTATACCGATGCGATTGCCGCGGCGCTGAAGCAGGCCGAACGGATCGAGCGCATTGCGTACGCCACGCTGGCCATCGAGGTCGACTATGCCGACGAGCCGCGCGTGCGCCGGTGGCTCGAGCAGGCGGCCGCGCAGGGATGTTCGCTCGCGGATACCGCGTATGGCGCGCTGGCGCGGCTCGATATCAAGTTACCCGCGGCGATGCGCGCGCAGGCCATCGACGCGTTGCGCGATGCCACGCATGGGCGTGCGCGCTTTCCTGACGATGGTGCCGACGGTGGTGACCATGGTGGTGACCATGGCTGACGATCGCACGTTCCACGCCACGGTGCTGCCCGACGGCACGACGTTCGAGGCGCCGGCCGACCTGAGCCTGCTGGAAGCCGCCCTGCTCGATGGCATGCGCCTGCCGAGCTCGTGCCGCAATGGCACCTGCCGTGCCTGCCTCAGCAAGCTGCATTCAGGCAGCGTGCGGTACCGGATCGAGTGGCCGGGGCTCAGTCTCGACGAGAAGGAAGACGGCTATATCCTGCCCTGCGTGGCGTGTCCTGCCGAGGATGTCGTGTTCGAGCCCGTCGGCACGACCTGATGTTCATACGGCACCGCGTCCATTGACCGAGAAAAAACGCAGCGCGATCTTGAGTGCGTCCGGTCCGGTCGGATCGGAGAATGCCTGTCCGGGCGCTCCGCCGCTCCATGCATGGCGGAGCCCTTTCACCTTGACGAGCCGCAGGAACGGATGCGACGCCGAAGCGCGGACCTGTCCGTCGGGCACCTCTCCACCGCGCGCCTGCCAGTCGAATACCTCTATGGCGCGACGCGCGCCGCGCCGGATGCGCTTGACGGGCATTGCCGTTGCCGTGCCCGCTTCCGCAGGCATCAGTTCCAGCCATAGCGCCGCCGCGCCCGTCGCACTGTCATACGTCACGACAGGATCTTCATCGCCGTGCAGCAATACCAGTGGCGGCGGACGACGGCCAGCAAGGGCGAGCTTCGCGGCGCCCGCATCGGCCCCACGCTCGCCACGCATCGCGCGCGCGGCCTGCGCCGCGTTGGTCGCGCTGTATGGCGCCGCGCCCGAGTGCGAGGCAATGGCGGCAAAGCGTTCCGGATAGCGCAGGCCCAGCATCATGGCCATGGCACCGCCGGCGGAGAGACCCATCGCGCAGACGCGATCCGCCAGCACCGCATAGCGGCGGCAAATATGGTCGATCATGGACATCAGCAAGGCGGCTTCCGCCGCGCCGCGCGTGGCGGGCGTGAACCACTGCCAGCAACGCTGCGCGTTGGCTTGCACCGACTGTTCGGGCATCAGCACGATCCATCGCGCATCGCGCGCGATCGTGGCGACGCGGGTGCTGGCCGCAAAGCTGGCGGCATCCTGTCCGCAACCGTGCAGCAGGACCAGCAGCGGCGCCGGGCGCGCGGCGCTGACGCCGGGGGGGACATATAGGCGATAGCGGCGCTGCGTGTGGCCGAGGCCGAAACCCAGGCCCCATAGCCC
This window encodes:
- a CDS encoding thiamine pyrophosphate-dependent enzyme, with translation MTTSAHALLQVFADNGLDRVFLVPGESYLGVLDALSDFPHIDVVTCRHEAGASFMACADGRLTKRPGVVMVSRGPGATNASIGVHNAQQDAIPLILVIGQIPKADLRKEAFQEIDYQRMYGSIAKWVVEVTDPSKLAEAAFKAIRIATSGTPGPVVLVVPEDIQQQTVPQPHWTVSPQAATVPSPGALEQVVDLLRAAERPLIIAGGALDSDRGRNALRRLAEAAHVPVAVSFRQHDIFPNTHPLFVGDLGLVNPREQIAAFDRSDLILAIGTRLGDITTQGYAFPSLPKPRQPLVHVYPDDHIVGLHVSADVGVVCDPALFAEALADRVERALVDTPVETRAGRQAWADTLHAMHADIARWPSIAVEDGVPFASVVERLAAIAPPNLAVCLDAGTFAAPVYRHFSFVYPQRLMAPLSGAMGYGTPAAVATKLRHPERPVVCMVGDGGFLMTGNEMIAAVERALPIVFILSNNNCYGSIRVHQDKTYPGRHVGTTLSNPNFVAIARAFGIQAERVDAADQIDGALDRAFHAQAPYFIEVRTSLDAILPRASQPAVQARSGN
- a CDS encoding Bug family tripartite tricarboxylate transporter substrate binding protein, which gives rise to MVRRDIRSAAGRAGAVVSALLSGALLIAGSAAQAQEKYPSKPVTIVVGFPPGTATDTVARLVGEKLSQRLGQQFIVDNRPGAGGSIGAGIGARAKPDGYTIMIGASAPQAINPHIYSKLSYDARKDFSPIGLLVWLPYLFVVAPDNPAKDLNGWLENARKNPSSVNYGTSGVGTTSHLVMSVLLSRAGVTMSHVPYKGSTQVQTDIIGGQVNATFDTMVSLLPMVKGGKLKALAVSTPKRTELLPSVPTVAEQGFPGFDMGAWLGLVAPAGVPAEIRNKLATEVNAILAEPETRKKLTQLGAEVRTSSSPEEFDGFLKREYEDWGKIVHEFNVKESS
- a CDS encoding alpha/beta hydrolase family esterase: MKRRTGSTKLWTTLGKQAARSARRLQRSVTDSVLRTARQQSTAVGKAVGNATRQALSGVATPARPPVTRKDGTGGIWEEGLWGLGFGLGHTQRRYRLYVPPGVSAARPAPLLVLLHGCGQDAASFAASTRVATIARDARWIVLMPEQSVQANAQRCWQWFTPATRGAAEAALLMSMIDHICRRYAVLADRVCAMGLSAGGAMAMMLGLRYPERFAAIASHSGAAPYSATNAAQAARAMRGERGADAGAAKLALAGRRPPPLVLLHGDEDPVVTYDSATGAAALWLELMPAEAGTATAMPVKRIRRGARRAIEVFDWQARGGEVPDGQVRASASHPFLRLVKVKGLRHAWSGGAPGQAFSDPTGPDALKIALRFFSVNGRGAV
- a CDS encoding IMPACT family protein, with protein sequence MPTYTLASAVHADIEIRKSRFIAQAISVADRDAAMAEIGRLRAEHPTATHVCWALLAGGQSGMSDDGEPSGTAGRPILEVLRHHDLDGVLATVVRYYGGVKLGAGGLVRAYTDAIAAALKQAERIERIAYATLAIEVDYADEPRVRRWLEQAAAQGCSLADTAYGALARLDIKLPAAMRAQAIDALRDATHGRARFPDDGADGGDHGGDHG
- a CDS encoding LysR family transcriptional regulator, with the protein product MDLRRLELLMHVATFGSFSKSAAVLGIAQPALGRQIQKLEEECGARLLYRHGRGVSLTPEGEQLIARARPLVRQLEAIATDLRHGREEPKGTVILGLTPTVCDLIGLRLLTALSEKYPHITVNVVSGYSGYIHEWLVDARLDIAVLHDARRSATVAVDPVGIARLALVTPRGMKIGNRVRRNIAIRELQGIPLALPGRNHGLRRTLEFAAGHAGIALDVRYEVDALRLAMDLVKGGAASTVLARPAYKPALDAGQVSEVRIDEPTVETRLMVAEASNRPVTQAMRYVRQEIKSILAQLAQTSGPEYGLVPLT
- a CDS encoding 2Fe-2S iron-sulfur cluster-binding protein, with the translated sequence MADDRTFHATVLPDGTTFEAPADLSLLEAALLDGMRLPSSCRNGTCRACLSKLHSGSVRYRIEWPGLSLDEKEDGYILPCVACPAEDVVFEPVGTT
- a CDS encoding SDR family oxidoreductase, translating into MEIRMNGRTAIVTGASKGLGLAVAEQFCACGAEVVLAARGAEALEAARSALAGRYGAKVAAVPCDVSTADGVRRLYDGAMDVFGKVDIIVNNAGVSRASPFEATSDEEWQADLDLKLFAAIRLTRLVWPQMKERRWGRIINVLNTGAKAPGLNSLPTTASRAAGMALTKALSKEGAPFGVLVNALLVGRIESDQWVRKAEKTGVALDAVLAEMGADIPAGRVGRADEFAAMACFLASDLASYIAGTAINVDGGASPVV